The segment GCGCTACTATATTCCCGAATACCACGGCGACTATGACACCTCTTTCCGCGAAGACGTTGCAAAGAAGCGGGGCAACAAGACGGTTTGGGGGCCTCCTGACCTGCCGTTCGTCAAGCCTGTCGGTCCTAAACCTCCAGTGGCTTCTCATGAAGAGGATAACTATGAATGGGGTGTTGGTGAAGAAGCCGATTTCATTAGTGTTGGCCCTATTTTTGATCCTGTTGACAGCCAGTGGATTATATCAAACCATGTTTGGGGTTACAGCGACGAAAACCACAAGTCTACCGACCTTCCTCGACGCACAACCATCGTCACCCAGTCCCGAATTTCAAAACGTCTCCTCGACATCATGCACGTTGAGAACTTGCGTGGTCAGCATGTCGCATCTGAGATGACTGCGCAGACGGTTGCATTGCTTCACGGCTTGAAGACTGTCTTCGCTCCCCATCCAGTCTTTATGGATCGTGATTGGAAGGGAGGCTTCCTCAATAACTGGTTCAACCCTGGACCTGATGGCGAATCTGGCGGCCGTGGATCACCGTTTGGCTGGGGGAGGGAGCGCCGTTTCCAAGGTACCACCTGGTATTACCGTGCCGAGCCGCCGAACCGACTCTACAACAACTGGATGGGCTGGGTTGACACCAATATTGGCGGAATCGACTGGGAGAAGAAACATGGACGCCCCTGCTTGCCGTCGGTTATGCTTCACCCCATTAAAAACACGCAACCCACAAAGCCCGGCCACAAGTCTGAATTCGAATTGGCTATTGGCTAAGAGACTTGTAGCATACTTGTGATCGTCCCAAAACTCGCAATACCTAATCTTTCGCGATTGATTTGATTCTTTTCattcctcttcttttttcatgGCGAAATCAACTTTGTCCATTTGGGATACCCAATTCGTTTTCTTCAAATTCATTTCAAATTTTTCTACATGCAGCACTCGCGTCTAAACGGGATACTCGAGAAGGGCAGTGTTTCTGGTACTACATTTTGCCAAGGTGTTTTTTTATTCCACTGTGTTTATGAAGTGCCACGTCTTCCCTGGTTGCAGGTGAAGGATGCAGTGTACTTATGATGGTTTGCAGCCCTTCGATTTGGTTCTGGGCCACAAATGAGGGAGGTGTTGCATGACGATGAGATGCACAAAATCGGCGTTTGTCCATTACATGTCTTATtgaggttttttttttacggTTTTATATGGAccgcggcatcatcatgtgGCCGCAGCGCTCGTCGCTCGCTTAGGCACAATATTTCATTGCGACGCGCCTAGACTGGCATATTTCTTGTTCCATTGTTTCCTTCAGCCTTGGGGAGAAGCGAATGCCTGAAATCCCATGTCCAGAGCATTTAGTATATATAGGGAGAAAGGCCTGCCTGACATGGTCAATGACAATAAATGTAACATGGAATGTGCCTGTGAACTAGTTTGGTGAATGCAGCCTCTGCCGCTACTTTGCTGCCGGAGGTGATGGATGACTGTAGAAAGCCTCAGAAGtgagaaaggaaaaaaaaaaaaaacatgacTAGAAGTCATGAATAATTGTAGGCAACAGACAAAATATGCAAATTCAGGCATGGCGCCGTTCGCTCACCAGATGGTGCCGCGCCAAGGCAAAATGACGCCTGGTCTAGTCGCGGCATTAATGGACCATTCACCAAGTCGGGCACTTTGCTCTCACGCACCACCAAACCGGACAGCATTTGAAGCACCATGTCGTGAACTACAGAGCATGAACCCGCCACCCACGGTAAGCCCGCCCTTTCAGATCCAACCTCGTCTTCCAAGATGCCAGTGTCCAGAAAGAACGACTCGTTGTTAACTCGCCAAGACACCTACTCCGCGGCGGTTCCTGCTGGCCAAACGGCCATCTGCCTCAGAAACCCCGGCGCCGCAGGCATCGCAGCAGTTCCAGTCAACGCCGCGCTTCGGCTCGTCCTCTGTACCGCAGCATGCGCAGCGTCGGGCGCATGACCTCGAGGAtgtcgatgaagatggcgacgagTCGTGTGACTCGTCGCCACGGGTCGAGGCGGAGCCCAAGGGAAGCCGGCTACAGGATACCATTGAGATGAAGTCCGACGACTTGATGTCGCAGGATACGGAGCGCCTTTCTCAAAGCCAGTACTTTTCAGGAGAGGATGTCGAGGGTGTTCCCGGTACCGAGTCGTCGCCCCTGTCGCCGGATGGGAGGGAGGCCAAGAGGCGAAGGGTATCTATCTCGCCCCCCGCGCCGTCGAGCTCCCTCGGTACTCCGGAGCAGGCAGCCACACCTGCGCGGGGACACGCATCCCCAGCAGAGGGCAACGGGTCAGAGTCTCCCGGGGAGCTCGGGGGGCCGAGCCGTCGACACCAGCCCGTCTTCCAACCGGCGCCACGCTTCAAACCTACTGATAATGAGACGTCGCTTCCGGTCCTCCCCGGGGCGTTCTCGCCCCAACATCGCGGCGCGAAATATCTGCCCGGCGGACACGCTGCCCAGTTGCAGGGGTGGCTGTCTGAAGTGAAGGGGTGGGAGGGGACGCGGGACGAAGACTCTGTGCTGAGGCTGACGGTGGAGGAGATCAGTCCCGGCGAGCACATGTATCTGGCTAGGGGGAAATCGGGGGGATCTGGTGATTTGAAGGCGTACATACTTGCTGGGGAGGGCCGGTTGACGGGCTTGGGTAGGAGGGCGGCCGTGAACGTGGGGAGCGTGGTCGTCATTGAGCAACCGGTCTGGGAGGTTGATTTGGTCGGGGAGTGCTGGACAGTGGGCTGCAATTGGAGCGTTGacgggtgatgatggtggtgggatATTGGCGTTGTGGGCGCTGCTGTACTGGATACTGGGCGGACTATTGTTTTCATGGCGGGCTTCCTgattcttcttttcaaatACGCTGTTTTTGTGCTGGAGtcttggagaagaaagacATCATGTTCAAGACGAAACCAAGGTGGCTGGGGGCATGGCTCTTCCCAAAGAATATGCATACGTCGAGAGGAATCTAGATGGCATTTTCTTCCGTCAGATGGTCAAATACATGCTTCTCTTTGGCCTCTGAGCTGGAAAGAGCTTCTTTCAAACCCGTGAGTTCAACTTGCTTCCCGTTTACTGGAAATCACGGTACGTGGAGTGGCATAATTGTTGGCCTGCTTGAATTAATATCGGACAGGAAAATACAGACGACGAGTCGAGGAGAGATGCCAGTAATGTGGAGTCTATCCGTAGCTTTATTTGTGCCTCTCCGCTTCTGTCCAATTTGAAGTTGACGGAAAGTCCTGGGCGAAAATTGACGAACCGGCTAAAGAACCTTCAACATGGCATGTCGGCTACGTTTGCAAATTACTTGACTTCATCATAGGCGCCAGTTGCTTGTCTCGATTCTGCCAGTTGTGATGGACGAGCGGTTTGAGACTATGCCTGCAGAAGGATGAACGAGGCCATCTGGGTTATCCTAGGGACACAAAGACGCTGATGGCGGGCTGTTTAAAGCTTCATTGACAAGAGTCCAAGGCTATCGTGTTACCCTGCCGATTTTGGAAAAGAAATAGACCGGCATTAGGAACCGTTGATCACCTCTTATGTGTATCATCACCCTTGGTGCAACGGGGGCTTGGAAACATTAGCCTTTGGTCAAGACTACAAGTCCCTTTTATAGAACCTCTCTCCAGGAGCGGATTGTTCCTCGCTGTAAAGGATATAGAACATCATTCCGAAGCAATTGCGatttgaaaagaaaaataaatgTTTCCTGTCGGCTGGTTTCGAGCTTCTGGGCCTACTTGCAGCGGCAGGTTCGACGTGGTGACTGCGATACTCATAACCACAATACTGATGCTATCTAGGGTAGTCTTTAAAATTAAGATATATTCCCAGTGTAGGAATCTTTTTCCAGTAGTTTCGACCAAGAAACACGGCGCAGGTCATTTGAAACCAtcttacatatgtacgttCGAGAGCATAGGAAAGCACGCTGGGATGTCACTGCAAGAAGCCCGCCACTACAGGGACCTACCCTGCTCAATGCTACTGTGAAGTTGGGGAACAAAATCAAAATAGAaacaataataataaaaaatgaaggaaaaaaaaaagctctCCAGGCGCGACATGTGGATTTCATTTCTCTGGCTGTCGTATTTTCCGTACATAGGGTTGTCTGTACGGTCACATGCTAGTATGGAGAGGCCCCAGTCAACTGTTTCTTGCTCTGGCGGACCTTTGGATGGCCAGCCCGAAGGACGAACaaacaaaggaaaagaaaatcaaataagaaaaaatcaaaagaaaaaagacggCAGGTATAGTGCAAATTGGTTTTACTTCCTAGCATACAGCATCGGACTCGTCAATAAGATAGGAACATGTACGTCAAATGCAGGATGGACTGGCGAATTCACGCCCCATCCGCGTTCGTCAGGGGTCCGATTATGCACATAACCGTGCTTTCTCGCCAAACGCGAACATCAACCACACGACTCCCAAGTTCACCACGCACAGTCATCACCAACTGGCACCCTCATACCCGCCAGACGATGGATCCACTTCTTCGCCAAACATACAGGTAGAAATAGAAAATATGATCCGTCCGCCATGTTCCGCCTCATAAATAGGGCCCAAGCTCGCCTTCGCCTCCCGCCGCCATACGCCCCTTTTCAACGGCGACACAGCTCGCGCAAGGCCTCGGATCCCTTGAGGATATTGTTCTGTGGCTCGGACGCATTCAGCTGCGAGTCCCTGAGGGCCCTGCACCGCGAACATGTGAAGAACAGGGCGTTGGTAGAGGCACTGGATGTGATGGTATTGCCGGGCAGGAGGACAGGAAGGGGCCTCAGGACGGTTCGTGAAGGTGAGGATTCTGCTCCCCCGTCgtttttctctctctgtctTATTATCTGGGCTTCGAAGTTCCTGGCTCTTCTACTGCACTCCTGTTTGTTTTTTAAGCCCCCGGCAGTAAGAGTCCATGCAGCCAAGTATTGTCTGCGAACAGAGGCGGTGCTGCATCATGATGCCTCTACAAGACCGCGTGCTGATATCGTAGTGCCCTGCAAAATACTCGCAGAACAACTCAACCTCCCAATCCACCAGCGGGAGACGTTTCGGAAATGGGATGTAAGTCCACCGGCCTGACtggctgaaaaaaaaaacattaaCATGGACAAGCTCCCCGACGGCACAAATCTAGTCATTGTCGTGTCCTTCGGGCTCTTCGTCCCCCCTCGGATCCTGGCATCCGCCAAATACGGAGGTCTGAATGTCCACCCATCCTTATTGCCCGAGTATGTTGGATAGCTCACCCTGCAGTACCCAAGCGAAGCACTACTAATGAGAAGCCCCCAGCCTCCGCGGCCCGGCGCCAATTCACCACGCCCTCCTCAGGGGAGACACGCACATGGGGGTATCGCTACAGACTCTGGATGACAGGGCCTTTGACCACGGGACTATTCTTGCGCAGAGCCCCGCGCCGGGCATGCCCATCGCGCCGGACGCCTCGTTCCAAGAGGTCCTGTCTGCTGTGGCGGTCGAAGGCGCAGAGATGCTGATCCAGGGATTGCGCGACGGTGTTCATGTTGCGCCCCGGGAGGACGTGGGCTGGAAAGCGGCCGCGCTGCAAGGCAAGCAACTCGTCCACGCACCAAAGATTACAAAGGCAGACGGACAGATACACTGGTCTGCGTGGACGGCAGAGCAGTTTGCTAGAAGGGTTAGGGTGCTGGGGTCAGTGTGGACACATGCGGTCAGTGATAGGGGTGTCAGAAAGAGAGTGATTTTCTTGGATGCTGGGCCAGTGGCACAGGGAGACGTGTTGCGGCAAGGCGGGGAGGGCAGGTTGGTATGCGAGCATGAGGGTGCAGATGAGAAGAGGGCGGGGCGGCATGAGATGAAGGTGGTGCTTCAACAGGATGGCTCGTGTTTGATTGGCATCCCTGGCGACTCTTGGATACGCGTTGAGAAGGTCAAGGTTGATGGGAAGCCAGAGCAGATGGCTGCCATTGCTCTTGGGAACTTTGTCCGATGAGGCGTGACGACGAAAGCAGCTAGAGACAACAGACGGTTATTGCATCAATGACAACTTCCAAGATGGGACACCTCGACGGCTAGACACGGGCATAACCGGACGAATGCACATTTTGTGTGACGGCATATACATAGAATGAATTGTGTCCGAGGAGTTTGATTTCACCAGAATCTGCTTGGTCCGGGTTGAATACGCAAGTCTAGCCAGTAACGGAACTCGCCGAGCCGGTGCTTTGGTCACATCTCGAAATTGCATACGGGTACAGCACTGGCCACCGTATTTTGGGGCGAGGGTCTTGCTACAAATAGGATACAGAGTATTAATGAGGCATGTCGAAGCATTGTATGTATGCGGAGCAGGCGCAGAGATGATGGACGCATCGGCTGTTCCATAGTTCGAAAAAGTTCTATGCCAGAGGCCAAAGGGGGGTTTTATGTTTGCCTAGCCATCATACATAACAtgtacacacatacacatcTAATACGAGTAAAAAAAACCATGGCCAGGTTGGAAATGGCGGATCCTAGGAGCAAGTGGCATCTCTACAATCGCTGCAATTAGAACACGAACGGGTAGAGAAAGAGGCAACCGGCTCGAATAATAGCACAGTCGGTCCACTCTGGCATGCTGGACAGGATGTGGGAATGAGATCCTGGTGATACTGGCGACGATGGCTGGAAGGTGGTGCTTCCTCATGTCCTTTTTGGTTTTTGGTACTTCGTATGGAGTACATCGGGTGAGAATTGACTGGGTCCCGAGCAATTAATTCACCATGGGTTGGTGCTCAGCAAATTCCTGATTTAGCAAGGCGGTCAACTGCCATGCTCGAAAATGAATGCCTGCTGATGCTTATTAGCAACACTACTCCATCGCCTCCCTGGGCTCAAGTGGAGACGTCGCCAGCTTAGTTGTCGACTGCATACTTTAGTACGCAGAAGCCGGAATTGCATTCTTGTACCGCATGCTCCGTCTGGTAGTCAGCGATGGGGAGGAGCAGAGAGTGGCAGCGCTCGCCACATACCGGCCTCGGGCAACCAACATTGCATGGCGCAGGACAGAGCAGAAAAAAGGAAGCCGAGCCACAACTCAAGAGAAGGGCCAACGAGTGTCGGCTGGTTGGGCCGGATCGTCGTTCATtctaagtaggtaggtagtatTCCAAAAGGTCGACCGACAAACAGGGAAAGGGGGAAATCgtacccgtcagcgaccaGATTTTGGTGCGGAGAACGGAGAACAGGACATCGAAACAATTACTCGCGGCAGGCGGGGGGGCTCAGAACGACACTGGCCATCGAATCAAGCCGCGGGAACATGGCGCTTGGCTCTTTACGGAAACGGGCGTCCGCTCGTCTGCACCACCTGTCAGCATCCTGGTCCCATGGGTCTGGCCAAACGGATTTATCTTGCCAACGTCAAGTCACCATCGAATCATCGCAACCTGGCTTCGCCCTGGTATTCAGTTCCATGAAAAGCTCTCGAATTTACCCCAAGACTCTCACGATGAATCACGCCCGGCGCCCAGGCCATACCGGGGTGACGCGGCCACAGCTCCATCAAAAACATATCGAGGACCCGTTCGAAAACTCCATACGCAATGTGCTATAATTATACCTAGTTGTGCACCACATCGTGGTAAACGTCAATGAAGGGCGGCTTCGTCTCGGCCAAGGATATCGCATTCGAAATTCAAACGTCGTCCCATCTAGTTCCACGTTCCTGCATTAGCGGTGACTGATCGAGCCTGGCCGAAAGCCATACATGGACAACCGCCATGTGCAGCGACTACATTAACGAGGCTTCCCCTAGTTACTACTCAAGGGCAGCTCCATAGACTGCGGCTGGAGACCCCATTTTTGGCTCCATGGACCcgttcgccatggccgaggtACCCAGATTCAGATTCCTTCGCGGCCAAATTGTTGACAACGGGGTCGACCTCTGCCGCGCCGACACTCTGGAGGGAGGGAGACCGTCAAGACACTTGCTGAGCTGACGGCCCAATCCCTCCACTTcaataagcttatttatgTTTGATTCAGTCTTACCGAGTACAAATGTATCAAGCTCTTCGATGCTGATCTGTGCGTGAAGAATGGAGTCTTTCAATGTTCGTATTGTACAGTTCCTTGCCTCCCCTCTCCGTCACTCAGACACTTTGCAAGCTTACGAGATGCTGTCCATACAGACAATGCCTGGTCAGTCTATACGCGAGCTAACATGCTGTAGGCTATACCCGTGCCATGCAAATTGACTTCCATCACGGGAACCAGTAATACATTCCCAGGTGCTGGACGGTGCTGTGGAGTTCCTCGGCCAGCCCACCGCCATACGCAGCAGTTTTCTGCCTCCGTCAACCAACAGCCCTTGTTGACGATTCCATATCTTCTGTATTATGTATGGGGTACTATTTGTGTAATTTATACCCAGCCCAGTACCAATAAGGAATGTGCCGCGTGGGATGCCATCGTATCTCGTGGACCGCGAAGTAGACCCCCAACCCCTTCGGTCCAACGCCGACGAGATGGTTCAAAAGCAGCTGTCCACCCAGCGTTGGTTGGGTTGTGGTTTTCTCCTTGGTCGTTTCTCTTGTAGCAGAGGCATCCTTAGTCCTTTGCCTCACGTTGGCATTTAAGAGCACCCGGCTCATCCTCTGACGTATCGTACGTCGTAGTCATTCGTTACTCATTGTTTCGCCCTTCACATTCGTTAATTGCAAATctaaaccaaaaaaaaaaaaaactata is part of the Metarhizium brunneum chromosome 4, complete sequence genome and harbors:
- the MTFMT gene encoding Methionyl-tRNA formyltransferase codes for the protein MFRLINRAQARLRLPPPYAPFQRRHSSRKASDPLRILFCGSDAFSCESLRALHREHVKNRALVEALDVMVLPGRRTGRGLRTVREVPCKILAEQLNLPIHQRETFRKWDLPDGTNLVIVVSFGLFVPPRILASAKYGGLNVHPSLLPDLRGPAPIHHALLRGDTHMGVSLQTLDDRAFDHGTILAQSPAPGMPIAPDASFQEVLSAVAVEGAEMLIQGLRDGVHVAPREDVGWKAAALQGKQLVHAPKITKADGQIHWSAWTAEQFARRVRVLGSVWTHAVSDRGVRKRVIFLDAGPVAQGDVLRQGGEGRLVCEHEGADEKRAGRHEMKVVLQQDGSCLIGIPGDSWIRVEKVKVDGKPEQMAAIALGNFVR